A genomic window from Flavobacterium sp. I3-2 includes:
- a CDS encoding LPXTG cell wall anchor domain-containing protein: MKRYFLIWILLLTFVSNAQTKLIAFKSHSGNSVDFTNSVSEDFFDSNLSNLGDVIRRGVINSKLDTVIFLDEHKSVIVTSEFCREFHTNDTTDWKPGKDTLIDNPVFIISNLDSIKSNLKNDFYFRNDIDNVVFLKYDAKKKTYKNVTPKTKKVKKKKNQESSNSNATLFGFLLISSAVGFLGIRRKK; the protein is encoded by the coding sequence ATGAAAAGATATTTTTTAATATGGATTTTGCTTTTAACTTTTGTTTCGAATGCACAAACCAAATTGATAGCTTTCAAAAGTCATAGTGGAAATTCGGTAGATTTTACAAATTCTGTTTCTGAAGATTTTTTTGATAGTAATCTTTCTAATTTAGGAGATGTAATAAGACGAGGAGTTATTAATTCCAAATTAGATACAGTAATTTTCTTAGATGAACATAAAAGTGTTATTGTTACAAGCGAATTTTGTCGTGAATTTCATACAAATGATACAACTGATTGGAAACCAGGAAAAGATACATTAATTGATAATCCGGTTTTTATAATTTCAAATTTAGATAGTATCAAATCAAATTTAAAAAATGATTTTTATTTTAGAAATGATATTGACAATGTTGTGTTTTTAAAATACGATGCGAAAAAGAAAACGTATAAAAATGTAACTCCTAAAACTAAAAAGGTAAAAAAGAAAAAAAATCAAGAAAGTTCAAATTCAAATGCAACCCTTTTTGGTTTTTTGTTAATCTCAAGTGCTGTCGGTTTTTTGGGTATTCGAAGAAAAAAATAA
- a CDS encoding CAL67264 family membrane protein codes for MSLNKNKILGYAALIMLVMGILLICLGAFRYRDISGYGFAAVGIGFLANAWVFSALKGRV; via the coding sequence ATGAGTTTGAATAAAAATAAAATATTGGGTTATGCTGCATTGATTATGCTTGTTATGGGAATTCTCTTAATCTGCTTAGGTGCATTTAGATATAGAGATATTTCTGGTTACGGTTTTGCTGCAGTCGGAATCGGTTTTCTTGCCAATGCATGGGTTTTTAGTGCTCTGAAAGGTAGAGTTTAA
- a CDS encoding type I restriction enzyme HsdR N-terminal domain-containing protein, whose amino-acid sequence MQQLNFPSFHFRFKNSENKLYIFDEIRKKFYLLTPEEWVRQHVLHYFLYVKKYSRTHINIEKIVKINGKNKRYDLVLHNSNGTIHILVECKEPNVKITQQTFDQIARYNGVLNADYLMVTNGLNHYYCKLDYENEVYHFLNDIP is encoded by the coding sequence ATGCAACAATTAAACTTTCCTAGTTTTCATTTTCGATTCAAAAATAGTGAAAATAAACTCTATATATTTGATGAAATTCGTAAAAAGTTTTATTTACTTACACCAGAAGAATGGGTAAGACAGCATGTTTTACATTATTTTTTATATGTTAAAAAATACAGCCGAACACACATAAATATTGAAAAAATTGTTAAAATAAACGGTAAAAACAAAAGATATGACCTCGTTTTGCATAATAGTAACGGAACAATTCATATCTTAGTCGAATGTAAAGAACCAAATGTTAAAATTACACAACAAACATTTGACCAGATAGCAAGATATAATGGTGTTTTAAATGCCGATTATTTAATGGTTACTAATGGATTAAACCATTATTATTGTAAATTAGATTATGAAAATGAAGTTTATCATTTTTTAAATGATATTCCATAA
- a CDS encoding glycosyltransferase family 2 protein, with protein sequence MKDFAIVILNWNGKNLLKKFLPFLVEYSSDATIYLADNDSKDDSISYVKENFSTVKIIKNQENFGFAKGYNEALKQVSEKYLCLINSDIEVTENWLTPIKELFETNLEIGIIQPKILDYKNKTKFEYAGAAGGFIDKLGFPFCRGRIFDSLETDENQFNDETRIFWASGACFFIRNQVFKNLNGFDENFFAHQEEIDLCWRAYNQNIQVYYCGKSTVYHVGGATLDASNPKKTFLNYRNSLLMLYKNLPKKRRFCIIFKRLCYDGISGVRLMLQLKPLHCFAIVRSHFAFYGMISKYKQLDNSNNKSDYFYTNDIVKSYFVKKKKTFNEIKKIR encoded by the coding sequence ATGAAAGATTTTGCAATTGTAATACTAAACTGGAACGGTAAAAATTTATTAAAGAAATTTTTACCGTTTCTTGTAGAATATAGTTCGGATGCAACTATTTATTTAGCAGATAATGATTCTAAAGATGATTCGATTTCATATGTAAAAGAAAATTTCTCAACGGTTAAAATCATTAAGAATCAAGAAAATTTTGGATTTGCAAAAGGTTACAACGAGGCTTTAAAACAGGTTTCTGAAAAGTATTTATGCTTGATTAATTCTGATATCGAAGTCACAGAAAATTGGCTTACCCCAATTAAAGAATTATTTGAAACGAATTTAGAAATCGGCATTATTCAACCTAAAATATTAGATTATAAAAACAAAACAAAATTTGAATATGCTGGTGCCGCTGGTGGTTTTATTGATAAATTAGGGTTTCCATTTTGTCGTGGTCGAATTTTTGATTCATTAGAAACAGATGAAAATCAATTTAATGACGAAACACGAATTTTTTGGGCTTCGGGCGCTTGTTTTTTTATTCGAAATCAAGTTTTTAAAAACTTAAACGGTTTTGATGAAAACTTCTTTGCTCATCAAGAAGAAATTGATTTGTGCTGGCGCGCTTATAATCAAAATATTCAAGTTTATTATTGCGGAAAATCAACCGTTTATCATGTTGGCGGAGCAACATTGGATGCTTCAAATCCTAAAAAGACATTTCTGAATTATAGAAATTCATTATTGATGTTGTATAAAAATCTACCTAAGAAAAGAAGATTCTGTATAATTTTTAAACGTTTATGTTACGATGGAATTTCTGGAGTTCGTCTGATGTTACAATTGAAACCGTTGCATTGTTTTGCAATTGTTCGTTCGCATTTTGCGTTTTATGGAATGATTTCAAAGTACAAACAACTTGATAATTCTAATAATAAATCAGACTATTTCTATACGAATGATATTGTAAAATCTTATTTCGTCAAAAAGAAAAAAACGTTTAATGAAATAAAAAAAATCCGATGA
- a CDS encoding LPXTG cell wall anchor domain-containing protein codes for MKRYILMCIGFFTFVSNAQTKLIAYKSHSGNSVDFTNAVSEDFFDSNVSNFGIIEKHFEFEEKIDSVIFIDDNKSVIVSSRVANKKYASSKNMNSRKDTLHNNPYLNFKNLDNINKNLNDNLINFNQDIDKVIFLKYDADKKTYKNVTPKTKKVKKKKNQESSNSNATLFGFLLISSAVGFLGIRRKK; via the coding sequence ATGAAAAGATATATTTTAATGTGCATAGGATTTTTCACTTTTGTTTCTAATGCGCAAACCAAATTGATAGCATATAAAAGTCATAGTGGAAATTCGGTAGATTTTACGAATGCTGTTTCAGAAGATTTTTTTGATAGTAATGTTTCAAATTTTGGAATCATTGAAAAACATTTTGAGTTTGAAGAAAAAATTGATTCCGTAATTTTCATTGATGATAATAAAAGTGTTATTGTCAGTTCAAGAGTTGCGAATAAAAAATATGCTTCATCAAAAAATATGAATTCTAGAAAAGATACATTACATAATAATCCATATTTGAATTTTAAAAACTTAGATAACATAAATAAGAATCTTAATGACAATTTAATAAATTTCAATCAAGATATTGATAAAGTTATTTTCTTGAAATACGATGCTGATAAGAAAACGTATAAAAATGTAACACCTAAAACTAAAAAGGTAAAAAAGAAAAAAAATCAAGAAAGTTCAAATTCAAACGCAACCCTTTTTGGTTTTTTGTTAATCTCAAGTGCTGTTGGTTTTTTGGGAATTCGAAGAAAAAAATAA
- a CDS encoding S41 family peptidase — translation MKKISILVLSFVLFGCASEKKNNVRMHSELSVEQMKKDLKFVERKLFNMHPDVDWYISKENLHQKFDSLSNTITKPLKPNDFYLKVAPVVASVRQGHMSLNLLSEQYEKENKKKYRGSKSPISQFDFLWNNGNLYVLKNNSENKEIKQGAIVLNINGISPQKFYEKYRATITSDGFNETFIEKWFGKKLPSYYASEIGIVDSLTMRINCADSISTQTVHRIFKKEIKKNKTSNQSNIQRDSIVTVKTDTLKPIKKILTKEQRRVERDSLKKLAKKDRIYNYNLLKKEYTIDLSYPTKDSTFAVLKIQSFTGTKYKKAYKAIFEEIKKKNVQNLVLDLRGNTGGRVNEIDELYAYLTKEEEYILLNPTVVTSKWKLPYYMNAGHSILHYILLSPYYAIQSPIVFFKTKKGKDGKFYYKLEQENKSKRKQNNYDGELFVLTDGLSFSAASVISSNLKGTNRATFIGNETGGTYNGTVAGRLPILTLPNSKLKWRLGVMNVKPLHQTEEFGHGIRPDVTIIPTTDEIINKEDPEMDWIINKLGLKE, via the coding sequence ATGAAAAAAATATCCATTCTTGTACTTTCATTTGTTTTGTTTGGATGTGCATCAGAAAAAAAGAATAATGTTCGAATGCATTCTGAACTTTCGGTTGAGCAAATGAAAAAAGATTTAAAATTTGTTGAACGAAAATTATTCAATATGCATCCGGATGTAGATTGGTATATTTCAAAAGAAAATCTGCATCAAAAATTTGATAGTCTTTCAAATACAATTACAAAACCCTTAAAACCGAATGATTTTTATTTAAAAGTAGCTCCAGTTGTTGCCAGTGTTCGTCAAGGACATATGAGTTTGAATTTACTGAGCGAACAATATGAAAAAGAAAATAAAAAAAAATATAGAGGTAGTAAATCTCCAATTTCTCAGTTTGATTTTTTGTGGAACAATGGAAATCTATATGTTCTAAAAAATAATTCAGAAAATAAAGAAATTAAACAAGGGGCTATTGTTTTAAATATTAATGGGATTTCGCCACAAAAATTTTACGAAAAATATAGAGCAACAATTACTTCTGATGGATTTAATGAAACATTTATAGAAAAATGGTTTGGTAAAAAACTTCCTAGTTATTATGCTTCAGAAATTGGTATCGTTGATTCATTAACAATGAGAATCAATTGTGCGGATTCAATATCTACTCAAACCGTACATCGAATTTTCAAAAAGGAAATTAAAAAAAATAAAACTTCAAATCAATCAAATATTCAAAGAGATTCCATTGTAACTGTAAAAACAGACACTCTTAAACCAATCAAAAAAATTCTAACCAAAGAACAGCGTCGGGTTGAAAGAGATAGTTTAAAAAAATTAGCTAAAAAAGATCGAATTTACAATTACAATCTTCTTAAAAAAGAATATACAATTGATTTATCCTATCCAACAAAGGATTCTACATTTGCTGTTCTAAAGATCCAAAGTTTTACTGGAACAAAGTACAAAAAAGCTTACAAAGCGATTTTTGAAGAAATTAAAAAAAAGAACGTCCAAAATTTAGTTTTAGATTTAAGAGGAAATACTGGTGGCAGAGTTAATGAAATCGATGAATTGTATGCTTATTTGACCAAAGAAGAAGAATATATTTTATTGAATCCAACAGTTGTAACTTCGAAATGGAAATTACCGTATTACATGAATGCGGGTCATTCTATTTTACATTATATATTACTTTCGCCCTATTATGCCATACAATCTCCTATAGTTTTTTTTAAAACAAAAAAAGGAAAAGATGGAAAATTTTACTACAAGCTTGAACAGGAAAACAAAAGTAAACGAAAACAAAATAATTATGATGGTGAATTATTTGTTTTAACCGATGGGTTATCATTCTCTGCGGCTTCTGTAATTTCATCAAATTTGAAAGGAACAAATCGTGCTACGTTTATAGGAAATGAAACTGGTGGAACTTATAATGGAACTGTTGCTGGAAGATTACCCATATTAACACTTCCGAATTCAAAATTGAAATGGCGATTGGGGGTTATGAATGTAAAACCTTTACATCAAACTGAAGAATTTGGTCATGGCATTCGTCCTGATGTTACAATTATTCCAACTACAGATGAAATCATAAATAAAGAAGATCCAGAAATGGATTGGATTATCAATAAACTTGGCCTTAAAGAATAA
- a CDS encoding TIGR02757 family protein, which produces MTDSELKEFLDEKADFYNNPEFIENDPLQIPHSFSLKEDIEISGFLASTIAWGNRKMIINNAKKMMDLLGNSPYDFVMNHNEDQLDDLDYFVHRTFNGTDFKQFIKSLKHIYEIQGGLENVFYNNGNLNLQENISHFKKTFFEIEHPLRTQKHVSDPLNGSAAKRLNMFLRWMVRNDNRGVDLGIWKKISMAQLSCPLDVHSGNMARKLNILTRKQNDAKALLELDSYLRKLDSVDPSKYDFALFGLGAIEKF; this is translated from the coding sequence ATGACTGATTCAGAATTAAAAGAATTTCTAGATGAAAAAGCTGATTTTTATAATAATCCGGAATTTATAGAAAATGATCCTTTACAAATTCCACATTCATTTTCGTTAAAAGAAGACATCGAAATTTCAGGATTCTTGGCATCGACTATCGCTTGGGGAAATCGAAAAATGATTATCAACAATGCCAAAAAAATGATGGATTTGTTAGGAAATTCTCCTTACGATTTTGTTATGAATCATAATGAAGATCAATTGGATGATTTGGATTATTTTGTACATCGAACCTTTAACGGAACTGATTTTAAACAATTTATAAAATCATTAAAACATATTTATGAAATTCAAGGTGGTTTAGAAAATGTTTTTTATAACAACGGAAATTTAAATTTACAAGAGAACATTTCGCATTTCAAGAAAACATTTTTTGAAATTGAACATCCTTTAAGAACACAAAAACACGTTTCTGATCCATTGAATGGTTCTGCTGCAAAAAGACTGAATATGTTTCTAAGATGGATGGTCAGAAATGATAATCGTGGGGTTGATTTAGGAATTTGGAAGAAAATTTCAATGGCACAATTATCTTGTCCACTTGATGTACATTCAGGAAATATGGCTCGAAAATTAAATATCTTAACCAGAAAACAAAATGATGCGAAAGCATTATTAGAATTAGATAGTTATTTAAGGAAATTAGATTCCGTTGATCCATCTAAATATGATTTTGCACTTTTCGGTCTTGGAGCAATTGAAAAGTTTTAA
- a CDS encoding M14 metallopeptidase family protein, with amino-acid sequence MMNLIEIAKLSLQSKLKGRYVTNEHILPFLESLPQTFNLKIEGKSVLDKNIYSLKVGTGATKIYIWSQMHGNESTTTKAIIDFLAFLNSNADEAIQILEYFTLYIIPILNPDGAENYTRVNANQVDLNRDSVDLTQPESKILRKCFDEFAPDFAFNMHDQRTLFAAGNQNKPATISFLAPSYNKETEINEVRTIAMQIISEIYTEVSKYIPNQIGRFDDAFNLNCIGDCFTSLGVPTILFEAGHFQNDYTREETRKIVFVALLKSIFSIKDQTYSTQDIKNYFNLPENQKLINDILLKDINVKEGEIVKKMNLGIQYKEVLKSNEISFIPIFDNELIENHQFGHLEVDASDFEITKNVDICDLLNEMNLKRADNGVFDVKYLLKY; translated from the coding sequence ATGATGAATCTGATAGAAATCGCTAAATTAAGTTTACAATCAAAATTGAAAGGACGTTATGTGACGAACGAACATATTTTGCCATTCTTAGAAAGTTTGCCCCAAACATTTAATTTGAAGATCGAAGGAAAATCAGTTCTCGATAAAAATATTTATTCGTTAAAAGTTGGAACAGGAGCAACCAAAATTTATATTTGGTCACAAATGCATGGAAATGAAAGCACAACTACTAAAGCAATTATTGATTTTTTAGCATTTCTTAACTCAAATGCTGATGAAGCAATTCAAATTTTAGAGTATTTTACTTTATACATAATTCCTATTTTGAATCCAGATGGTGCTGAAAATTACACACGCGTTAACGCAAACCAAGTTGATTTAAATCGTGATTCTGTTGATTTAACTCAACCAGAAAGCAAAATTCTTAGAAAATGCTTCGATGAATTTGCCCCAGATTTTGCTTTCAATATGCATGATCAACGTACCTTATTTGCGGCAGGAAATCAAAATAAACCTGCAACAATTTCATTTCTTGCGCCTTCATATAATAAGGAAACAGAAATTAATGAAGTTCGTACAATTGCAATGCAAATAATTTCTGAAATCTATACAGAAGTTTCGAAATATATTCCAAATCAGATTGGTCGATTTGATGATGCGTTTAATTTAAATTGTATTGGAGATTGTTTTACAAGTCTTGGAGTTCCAACAATTTTGTTTGAAGCTGGTCATTTTCAAAATGATTACACTCGAGAAGAAACAAGAAAAATTGTTTTTGTAGCTTTATTAAAAAGTATTTTTTCAATTAAAGACCAAACTTATTCAACTCAAGATATTAAAAATTATTTCAATTTACCTGAAAATCAAAAGTTGATTAATGATATTTTATTGAAAGACATAAATGTTAAAGAAGGCGAAATTGTTAAAAAAATGAATTTAGGAATTCAATATAAAGAAGTGTTGAAATCTAATGAAATTTCATTTATTCCTATTTTTGATAATGAATTGATAGAAAATCATCAATTTGGTCATTTAGAAGTCGATGCGTCTGATTTTGAAATAACTAAAAATGTCGATATATGCGATTTATTGAACGAAATGAACCTTAAAAGGGCAGATAATGGAGTGTTTGATGTTAAGTATTTATTAAAATATTAA
- the holA gene encoding DNA polymerase III subunit delta produces the protein MEEVKKIISDIKKKDIKPVYFLMGDEPYYIDRISQYISDNVLNEDEKSFNQMVLYGKDVTINDIISNARRFPLMADYQVIIVKEAQDLARTIEQFDSYFTNVQVTTILVFCFKYKTLDKRKKVYKNIEKHGVIFESKKLKDYQIEGWLKKLLAAKKYAIDLKATAMLVEFLGTDLNRIANEIDKLTIILPEGTTISPDHIEENIGISKEFNNFEFIKAIAEKNTFKAYQIAKYFADNTKNNPLVVTTSLIYNFFSKLLQYHGITYKNNNVNPKDIARDMKVSEYFLKDYTIGAKNYPMKKCSENVNLLRDMDVKSKGVGANALSHHDLLIELLGKFFN, from the coding sequence ATGGAAGAAGTAAAAAAGATTATTAGTGATATTAAGAAAAAAGATATTAAACCTGTTTATTTTTTAATGGGTGATGAACCTTATTACATCGATAGAATTTCTCAATATATCTCAGATAATGTTTTAAATGAAGATGAAAAAAGTTTTAATCAGATGGTTTTGTATGGAAAGGATGTTACTATAAATGACATTATTTCTAACGCAAGAAGATTTCCTTTGATGGCAGATTATCAAGTTATTATTGTTAAAGAAGCACAAGATTTAGCTCGTACAATAGAACAATTTGATTCTTATTTTACGAATGTTCAAGTCACTACGATTTTGGTTTTTTGTTTTAAATATAAGACATTAGATAAGCGTAAAAAGGTTTATAAAAACATTGAAAAACACGGGGTTATTTTTGAAAGTAAAAAACTAAAAGATTATCAAATTGAAGGTTGGTTAAAGAAATTGTTAGCTGCCAAAAAATATGCAATTGATCTAAAAGCAACTGCCATGTTGGTTGAATTTTTAGGAACAGATTTGAATAGAATTGCAAATGAAATTGATAAACTTACCATTATTTTACCTGAAGGTACAACGATTTCACCAGATCATATCGAAGAAAATATTGGTATAAGTAAAGAGTTCAATAATTTTGAGTTCATTAAAGCTATTGCAGAAAAAAACACATTTAAAGCTTATCAAATTGCCAAATACTTTGCTGATAATACAAAAAATAATCCTTTGGTTGTTACTACATCATTGATTTATAATTTCTTCTCGAAGTTGTTGCAATATCACGGAATTACTTATAAGAATAATAATGTGAATCCAAAAGATATTGCTAGAGATATGAAAGTTTCTGAGTATTTTTTGAAAGATTATACAATTGGAGCAAAAAATTATCCCATGAAAAAATGTAGTGAAAATGTAAATTTACTTCGTGATATGGATGTGAAAAGTAAAGGTGTAGGTGCAAATGCACTATCTCATCACGATTTACTAATTGAACTTTTAGGTAAGTTTTTTAATTAA
- a CDS encoding COX15/CtaA family protein, translating into MKNTAFLKMAKTSLVLVYLVIIAGATVRMTGSGMGCPDWPKCFGYYIPPTDVQELTWETYHEYKKGQVIIKDEKLFVAKETFKSDEMYHPENWAEYTKHDYAEFNPMHTWVEYINRLCGALAGVACFILAIMSFRFWKTKKSVVAWSWIVVFLLGFNAWLGATVVYSVLSPIKITTHMIAALLNVAALIYVIHLAKENHNYKKYNATFKFFLWISMILTLIQVGLGTQVREFVDHQVKAGIGNELLWLQNPDVTFYIHRTFSIIVLLVNIYLYLRNRRLNLGFTNLNWVMLLLLLEIGTGIAMNYFGFPFGSQAAHLVLAAVLYGIQFSLILDSNKKHQIT; encoded by the coding sequence ATGAAAAACACAGCATTTCTTAAAATGGCTAAAACCTCATTAGTTTTAGTTTATTTAGTAATTATTGCCGGAGCTACTGTACGAATGACAGGTTCTGGAATGGGTTGCCCAGATTGGCCTAAATGTTTTGGATATTACATTCCACCAACAGATGTTCAAGAATTAACTTGGGAAACTTACCATGAATACAAAAAAGGTCAAGTTATCATCAAAGATGAAAAGCTTTTTGTTGCTAAAGAAACTTTTAAGTCTGATGAAATGTATCATCCTGAAAATTGGGCAGAATATACAAAACACGATTATGCCGAATTTAATCCAATGCATACTTGGGTGGAATATATAAACAGATTATGTGGCGCTTTAGCTGGAGTTGCTTGTTTTATACTTGCAATTATGTCTTTTAGATTTTGGAAAACCAAAAAATCTGTAGTTGCTTGGTCTTGGATTGTTGTTTTTTTATTAGGTTTTAATGCTTGGTTAGGTGCAACGGTTGTTTATTCAGTTTTGAGCCCGATTAAAATTACAACCCACATGATTGCAGCTTTATTAAATGTTGCCGCATTAATTTATGTGATTCATCTAGCTAAAGAAAATCATAATTATAAAAAATACAACGCTACATTTAAATTCTTTTTATGGATTTCGATGATTTTAACTTTGATTCAAGTTGGATTAGGAACACAAGTTCGTGAATTTGTTGACCATCAAGTAAAAGCAGGAATAGGTAATGAATTGTTATGGTTACAAAATCCGGATGTAACATTTTATATTCACAGAACATTCTCAATCATCGTTCTTCTAGTAAATATATATTTGTATTTAAGAAACAGAAGATTGAATCTAGGATTTACAAATTTAAATTGGGTGATGTTATTGTTATTGCTTGAAATTGGTACAGGAATTGCGATGAATTATTTCGGATTTCCATTTGGTTCACAAGCAGCACATTTGGTTTTAGCAGCTGTTTTATATGGAATTCAATTCTCACTAATTTTAGATAGTAATAAAAAACATCAGATTACCTAA
- the rlmF gene encoding 23S rRNA (adenine(1618)-N(6))-methyltransferase RlmF: MKDSNQTKKKLHPRNKHNKSYDFEKLIQFVPELISYIKKNPSGKDTIDFAIPEAVVLLNKAILMSEYKITFWQMPKTNLCPPIPGRADYIHYIADLLAETNDNQIPTGKRVKILDLGIGANTIYPIIGVAEYGWEFVGSEVDDESIKSAKNIIENNAFLNQNVSIRKQDNKRNVLKNIIKEKEYFDVVICNPPFFKSKEEAISKTSRKLKNLGKEIKVKPIQNFSGQNNELWYEGGEKAFITNYIYESKHFKTQVIWFTTLVSNKEHLKPLQYLLKKSDAKEYRIINMEQGNKTSRILAWKF, from the coding sequence ATGAAAGATTCTAATCAAACTAAAAAGAAATTACATCCTAGAAACAAACATAATAAATCGTATGATTTTGAGAAACTAATACAATTTGTTCCAGAATTGATTTCATACATAAAAAAGAATCCTTCAGGAAAAGATACTATTGATTTTGCAATTCCAGAAGCAGTTGTTTTATTAAACAAAGCTATTTTGATGAGTGAATATAAAATCACATTTTGGCAAATGCCTAAAACAAATCTTTGTCCTCCAATTCCAGGAAGAGCAGATTACATACATTATATAGCCGATTTATTGGCAGAAACTAATGATAATCAAATTCCGACTGGTAAACGTGTGAAAATTTTAGACTTAGGAATTGGAGCAAATACAATTTATCCTATTATTGGAGTTGCTGAATATGGCTGGGAGTTTGTTGGTTCTGAAGTTGATGATGAATCTATCAAATCAGCTAAAAACATTATTGAGAACAATGCATTTTTGAATCAAAATGTATCGATTAGAAAACAGGATAATAAACGAAATGTTCTAAAAAACATCATTAAAGAAAAAGAATATTTTGATGTTGTAATTTGTAATCCTCCCTTTTTTAAATCGAAAGAAGAAGCAATATCAAAGACAAGCCGAAAGTTAAAAAATTTAGGTAAAGAAATAAAAGTTAAACCAATTCAAAATTTCAGTGGTCAAAATAATGAGCTTTGGTATGAAGGTGGTGAAAAAGCTTTTATTACCAACTATATTTATGAAAGTAAACATTTTAAAACGCAAGTTATTTGGTTTACAACATTAGTTTCAAATAAAGAGCATTTAAAACCTTTACAATATTTACTAAAAAAATCAGATGCCAAAGAATATCGAATAATAAATATGGAACAAGGAAATAAAACTAGTCGTATTTTAGCTTGGAAATTCTAG
- a CDS encoding Lrp/AsnC family transcriptional regulator: MSKFRLDEIDHQILDMLIDNTRVPFTDIAKKLLISAGTVHVRVKKMEDAGIIQGSSLTLDYEKLGYSFIAYVGIFLHNTSQTKFVLERINDIPFVTVAHVTTGKFNIFCKIRAKNTRHAKEVIFMIDDIDGVYRTESMISLEESINDKKRLMHTIFKDM, translated from the coding sequence ATGAGTAAGTTTCGTTTAGATGAGATAGATCACCAGATCTTAGATATGTTGATTGATAATACAAGAGTTCCTTTCACAGATATTGCGAAAAAATTATTGATATCAGCTGGAACAGTTCACGTTCGTGTGAAAAAAATGGAAGACGCAGGAATTATTCAAGGTTCTTCTTTGACTTTAGATTATGAAAAATTAGGTTATTCTTTCATTGCTTATGTTGGAATTTTCTTACATAATACTTCACAAACTAAATTCGTTTTAGAGAGAATTAACGATATTCCTTTCGTTACAGTTGCTCACGTAACAACAGGTAAATTTAATATTTTCTGTAAAATTAGAGCTAAAAATACACGTCATGCAAAAGAAGTTATTTTCATGATCGATGATATTGATGGTGTTTATAGAACAGAATCTATGATTTCATTAGAAGAAAGTATCAATGATAAAAAACGTTTAATGCATACTATTTTTAAAGATATGTAA
- a CDS encoding DUF2490 domain-containing protein, with protein MKKILIPLVLLCQNFGFANNNNGLWLMYFGNVAIKETPFKVHYEIQDRNHNIGTDLNQLLVRGALQYNFKNEVTFGAGYGFIQTEKEFTPDLPVRENRIYQEALLQQSVAKINLKHRFRYEQRFIENTDFKTRFRYQLGLDIPIYNTDCGKNFFATAYNEIFINGEKTETSGLFDRNRLFIGAGVKLNKKIAIQAGWMNQMLENKSDQQIMLSLHHQIKWK; from the coding sequence ATGAAAAAAATTCTAATCCCTTTAGTATTACTTTGTCAAAATTTTGGTTTTGCTAACAATAATAACGGTTTATGGTTAATGTATTTTGGAAATGTTGCTATAAAAGAAACACCGTTTAAAGTACATTATGAAATTCAAGACCGAAATCACAATATAGGCACCGATTTAAATCAATTGTTAGTTCGAGGTGCATTACAATATAATTTTAAAAACGAAGTTACTTTTGGAGCTGGTTATGGCTTTATTCAAACAGAAAAAGAATTTACTCCTGATTTACCCGTTCGAGAAAACAGAATTTATCAAGAAGCTTTATTACAACAAAGTGTAGCTAAAATAAATTTAAAGCATCGTTTTAGATATGAACAACGTTTTATTGAAAATACTGATTTTAAAACTCGTTTTCGTTATCAATTAGGATTAGATATTCCGATTTACAATACAGATTGTGGTAAAAATTTCTTTGCGACTGCTTATAATGAAATTTTTATAAACGGAGAAAAAACAGAAACTTCTGGTTTATTTGACAGAAATCGTTTGTTTATTGGAGCTGGAGTAAAACTGAATAAAAAAATAGCCATTCAGGCCGGTTGGATGAATCAAATGTTAGAAAACAAATCTGACCAACAAATCATGTTATCATTACATCATCAGATAAAATGGAAATAA